The following are from one region of the Synechococcus sp. CBW1108 genome:
- the sufB gene encoding Fe-S cluster assembly protein SufB, whose product MSTATVSDLVSQPYKHGFVTDIETEKIAKGLSEDVVRLISSKKDEPDFLLRFRLRAYRQWLQMAEPDWAALGHPRIDYQNIIYYAAPKQQEKKASLDEVDPKLLETFEKLGIPLSEQKRLSNVAVDAVFDSVSIATTYREKLAEHGVIFCSISEAVKDHPELVEKYLGSVVPGNDNYFAALNSAVFSDGSFVFIPKGVECPMELSTYFRINSADTGQFERTLIVAEEGASVSYLEGCTAPMFDTNQLHAAVVELVVLDDASIKYSTVQNWYAGDENGVGGIYNFVTKRGQCRGDRSRISWTQVETGSAITWKYPSCVLQGADSVGEFYSVALTNNYQQADTGTKMIHVGARTRSTIVSKGISAGHSSNSYRGLVQMGAKAIGAKNYSQCDSMLIGDQAAANTYPYIRSQQPDAVVEHEASTCRISADQLFYLQSRGIGFEEAVSMMVSGFCRDVFNQLPMEFAAEADKLLALKLEGSVG is encoded by the coding sequence ATGAGCACCGCAACTGTTAGCGATCTGGTTTCGCAGCCCTATAAACACGGGTTCGTTACAGATATTGAAACCGAGAAGATTGCCAAGGGCCTCAGTGAAGACGTGGTCCGTTTGATCTCGTCCAAAAAAGATGAGCCGGATTTTCTGCTGCGCTTTCGTTTGAGGGCATACCGCCAGTGGCTGCAGATGGCAGAGCCCGACTGGGCAGCCCTGGGCCATCCCAGGATTGATTATCAAAACATTATTTACTACGCCGCCCCCAAGCAGCAGGAAAAAAAGGCCAGCCTCGACGAGGTAGATCCCAAGCTGCTGGAAACATTTGAGAAGCTGGGTATCCCGCTCAGCGAACAGAAGCGCCTCTCCAATGTGGCTGTGGATGCGGTCTTTGACAGCGTCTCAATCGCCACCACCTACAGGGAAAAGTTGGCGGAACATGGGGTAATTTTCTGCTCAATCAGCGAGGCGGTCAAGGACCATCCCGAGCTGGTGGAGAAATACCTGGGGTCGGTGGTGCCAGGTAATGACAATTATTTCGCGGCGCTAAATTCCGCCGTGTTTAGTGATGGCTCTTTTGTTTTCATTCCCAAGGGTGTGGAATGCCCGATGGAGCTATCTACCTATTTTCGGATCAATTCCGCTGACACTGGTCAGTTCGAGCGCACATTGATCGTGGCTGAGGAAGGTGCCTCCGTGAGCTATCTCGAGGGATGCACGGCCCCGATGTTTGATACCAACCAGCTCCATGCGGCGGTGGTAGAGCTGGTGGTGCTAGACGATGCTTCGATCAAGTATTCCACGGTGCAAAATTGGTATGCTGGCGATGAAAACGGCGTCGGCGGTATCTATAATTTTGTGACTAAACGCGGCCAGTGCCGTGGTGATCGCAGTCGGATCAGCTGGACTCAGGTGGAAACGGGCTCGGCAATCACCTGGAAATATCCCAGCTGTGTTTTGCAGGGAGCTGACTCGGTTGGAGAATTCTATTCTGTCGCACTTACAAACAACTACCAGCAGGCAGACACGGGCACGAAAATGATCCATGTCGGGGCCCGCACCCGCTCCACCATTGTGAGCAAGGGAATCAGTGCTGGTCACTCATCCAATAGCTACCGCGGTTTGGTCCAGATGGGGGCCAAGGCGATTGGGGCTAAGAATTACAGCCAATGCGACTCGATGTTGATCGGGGATCAGGCAGCAGCCAATACCTACCCCTACATCCGCTCCCAGCAGCCCGACGCCGTGGTGGAGCATGAGGCCAGCACCTGTCGTATCTCCGCCGACCAACTCTTCTACCTGCAAAGCCGGGGTATTGGCTTTGAAGAGGCCGTTTCGATGATGGTGAGTGGCTTCTGCCGCGACGTGTTCAACCAGCTGCCGATGGAATTTGCCGCTGAGGCCGACAAGTTGCTTGCCCTCAAACTCGAGGGATCAGTGGGCTGA
- a CDS encoding ferredoxin-thioredoxin reductase catalytic domain-containing protein yields the protein MSDSAASPAAASSAADSLEVIRKFAETYAQRTGTYFCSDPGVTAVVLAGLAKNKDELGGALCPCRHYEDKQAEVSQAFWNCPCVPMRERKECHCMLFLTEDNPFRGDKQSIALDEVKALTAG from the coding sequence ATGTCCGACTCTGCGGCCAGCCCTGCCGCTGCCAGCTCTGCAGCTGACAGCCTGGAGGTGATTCGCAAGTTTGCTGAGACCTACGCCCAGCGCACCGGCACCTACTTCTGCAGTGATCCCGGCGTCACCGCCGTGGTGCTGGCGGGTCTGGCCAAGAACAAGGATGAGCTCGGTGGGGCCCTTTGCCCTTGTCGCCACTACGAAGACAAGCAGGCAGAGGTCTCCCAGGCTTTCTGGAACTGCCCCTGCGTGCCGATGCGAGAACGCAAGGAATGCCACTGCATGCTCTTCCTCACCGAAGACAACCCCTTCCGCGGGGACAAGCAGTCGATTGCCCTCGATGAAGTCAAGGCCCTTACTGCCGGCTGA
- the sufR gene encoding iron-sulfur cluster biosynthesis transcriptional regulator SufR has product MPRQQTDPAPTREAAPTREAALTVLVRQGEATAGDLADHLAVSVQVMRRHLRSLEEDGLVEASSAQEGPGRPSNLWRLTAKGQGQFADGSDHFALGLLQSMAGNLPAEMLHNLLEQQALQQAGTYRGRIGEGALPQRLERLVELRRQEGYLAECSPDPEHPDGWLISEFHCSVMRIAEQFPCICDQELQLIRHTFPDCQVDRVQWRLEKGHSCGFRLIPSSGG; this is encoded by the coding sequence ATGCCCCGCCAGCAAACCGACCCTGCTCCCACCAGAGAGGCTGCTCCCACCAGAGAAGCTGCCCTCACAGTGCTGGTGCGCCAGGGCGAAGCCACCGCCGGCGACCTGGCCGACCACTTGGCAGTTTCGGTGCAGGTGATGCGCCGTCACCTGCGCAGCCTCGAAGAAGACGGCCTGGTGGAGGCCAGTTCCGCCCAGGAAGGGCCGGGCAGACCAAGCAATCTCTGGCGTCTCACAGCCAAAGGCCAAGGCCAATTTGCCGATGGCAGCGACCATTTTGCCCTCGGACTGCTGCAGTCGATGGCAGGCAACCTGCCGGCGGAAATGCTCCATAACCTGCTTGAGCAACAGGCCCTTCAGCAGGCCGGCACCTACCGGGGAAGGATCGGCGAGGGGGCGCTCCCCCAACGGCTCGAGCGGCTGGTGGAGCTTCGTCGCCAGGAGGGATACCTGGCGGAGTGCAGCCCCGACCCCGAACACCCCGATGGCTGGCTGATCAGTGAATTTCACTGCTCGGTGATGCGCATAGCCGAGCAGTTTCCCTGCATCTGCGACCAGGAGCTGCAGCTGATCCGCCACACCTTTCCCGACTGCCAGGTTGACCGCGTGCAATGGCGCCTGGAGAAGGGCCACTCCTGCGGCTTCCGCCTGATTCCCAGCAGTGGCGGCTGA
- a CDS encoding phycobiliprotein lyase, with amino-acid sequence MSDNRPLSIPDALSFFQLSCGRWRSQRSSHHLLHRRAEAGSSFIEVVEIAAADPRLIAIAVMHGEDPSRLVGGCRVTWNASMAWDRAGEAHDGESLFGLIPTDGRGRTGLLLRDRGYAETAAVAGHFAMDERDGLLLTTGYETMNSLEHFSFAGADVRLRTSTVEGLSNTASFCVETRVLEAQVPSSAGAAEAAATGPTLSPLGW; translated from the coding sequence GTGAGCGACAACCGGCCCCTATCGATCCCCGATGCCCTCAGCTTTTTCCAGCTGAGCTGCGGTCGCTGGCGCTCCCAGCGCAGCAGCCACCACCTCCTGCACCGGCGGGCAGAGGCAGGCAGCTCCTTCATCGAGGTGGTGGAGATCGCCGCCGCAGATCCGCGCCTGATCGCCATCGCGGTGATGCATGGCGAAGACCCCTCCCGGCTCGTGGGCGGCTGCCGGGTCACCTGGAACGCCTCAATGGCCTGGGACAGGGCTGGTGAGGCCCACGACGGGGAAAGCTTGTTCGGCCTGATCCCCACCGATGGCCGCGGCCGGACCGGACTGCTGCTGCGCGACCGGGGCTATGCGGAAACCGCCGCGGTGGCTGGCCATTTCGCCATGGATGAACGGGATGGCCTGCTGCTCACCACCGGTTACGAGACCATGAACAGCCTGGAGCACTTCAGCTTCGCGGGGGCCGATGTGCGCCTGCGCACGAGCACGGTGGAGGGCCTCTCCAACACCGCTTCCTTCTGCGTCGAAACCAGGGTGCTGGAAGCCCAGGTCCCGAGCTCCGCAGGAGCAGCCGAGGCGGCCGCAACGGGGCCGACGCTCTCACCGCTGGGATGGTGA
- a CDS encoding phycobilisome rod-core linker polypeptide has translation MALPLLKYAPTTQNSRVNPLRVGSDEDSKAASMDRAMDPKDLNLLIESCYRQIFFYAFKVDRNLTLESQLRDGQMSVRDFIRSLCLSDTFTRSFYNLNSNYRVVRHLVEKLLGRPTHGRSEEIAWAAVLMTRGVRGMVDDILNGQEYLDAFGYDTVPYHRNRVVGSRDLGETPFNITTPRYEAYYRGILGFPQIVYSGGMKTIPARSRQRRGGFPEDYLPWVRNLPAMRSQGGGSGNASIDYLAKVPYRSIGR, from the coding sequence GTGGCCCTGCCCCTCCTGAAGTACGCGCCCACCACCCAGAACTCGCGGGTCAACCCGCTGCGGGTGGGCTCGGATGAGGACTCCAAAGCCGCGTCCATGGACAGGGCTATGGATCCCAAAGACCTAAATCTGCTCATTGAGTCTTGTTATCGGCAAATTTTCTTCTACGCCTTCAAGGTCGACCGCAACTTGACATTGGAGAGCCAGCTGCGCGACGGCCAAATGAGTGTGCGGGATTTCATTCGCTCCCTTTGTCTCTCAGACACATTCACGCGCAGCTTCTACAACCTGAACAGCAACTACCGAGTGGTGCGCCACCTGGTGGAAAAGCTTCTGGGTCGCCCCACCCACGGCAGGTCTGAAGAGATCGCCTGGGCAGCCGTGCTTATGACCCGCGGGGTAAGGGGCATGGTTGACGACATTCTCAACGGCCAGGAATACCTGGACGCCTTTGGCTACGACACCGTTCCCTACCACCGCAACCGCGTGGTGGGCTCCCGGGATCTGGGCGAAACCCCCTTCAACATCACCACTCCGCGCTACGAGGCCTACTACCGCGGCATCCTGGGCTTCCCCCAGATCGTCTACAGCGGCGGCATGAAAACCATCCCCGCCCGCTCCCGTCAGCGCCGGGGGGGCTTCCCCGAGGACTACCTGCCCTGGGTACGCAACCTGCCAGCCATGCGCAGCCAGGGCGGTGGCTCCGGCAACGCGAGCATCGATTACCTCGCCAAAGTTCCCTACCGCAGCATCGGTCGCTGA
- a CDS encoding DUF4912 domain-containing protein, whose product MTQALAAMARMTLRQLRQVASGLGVSLYSRKSKDELLAAINDRQDEDPPSLEAIEDELPPAPRPGSVTTNVVFLPRDPQWAYVFWEISPADRNQAQAGGASQLCLRVADVTGLPMGSAHPHALQEVVVDSHATEWYLPVPLSDRDYRVELGYRLGNGGGWISLAFSSVARVPALHPSEQILDQFVPFSLETSPGVSMPAIAAPSPDSGLHERLYQTATSRWRRLGRGSEAFHELEEAGIDTSELHASGAGIWASGRNDSGRGGVGSRQRSFWLVADAELIVYGATDPSARLCIGDQEVPLTADGTFRVQVPFRDGQQLYPIEAVAADGEQKRNITLEFNRTTPEDNSNPADKAIGEWF is encoded by the coding sequence ATGACCCAAGCTCTCGCTGCTATGGCTCGTATGACCCTGAGGCAGTTGCGTCAGGTGGCCAGCGGCCTCGGTGTGAGCCTTTACAGCCGTAAGTCCAAGGACGAGCTCCTGGCAGCCATCAACGACCGCCAAGACGAGGATCCGCCCAGCCTCGAGGCCATTGAGGACGAGCTCCCCCCCGCGCCCCGCCCGGGCTCGGTGACCACCAATGTGGTTTTTCTGCCGCGCGATCCCCAGTGGGCATACGTTTTTTGGGAAATCTCCCCGGCCGATCGCAACCAGGCTCAAGCCGGTGGCGCGTCCCAGCTCTGCCTGCGGGTTGCCGATGTAACCGGGCTGCCCATGGGATCTGCCCATCCCCACGCCCTGCAGGAAGTGGTGGTCGACAGCCATGCCACCGAGTGGTATTTGCCGGTGCCCCTGAGTGACCGTGACTACCGGGTGGAGCTTGGCTACCGCCTAGGCAATGGGGGCGGCTGGATCTCCCTGGCCTTCTCTTCAGTGGCCCGGGTGCCAGCCCTCCATCCCAGCGAGCAGATCCTCGACCAATTTGTGCCCTTTTCGCTAGAGACCTCTCCGGGCGTCAGCATGCCGGCGATTGCGGCGCCGAGCCCCGACTCCGGCCTGCATGAAAGGCTCTACCAAACCGCCACCTCCCGCTGGCGTCGCCTGGGCCGCGGCTCTGAAGCCTTCCACGAACTGGAGGAGGCCGGCATCGACACGAGCGAGCTCCACGCCTCAGGGGCCGGCATCTGGGCCAGTGGCCGCAACGACTCCGGCCGGGGCGGCGTGGGATCTCGCCAACGCTCCTTCTGGCTGGTGGCCGACGCCGAGCTGATCGTCTACGGGGCCACCGACCCCTCGGCACGGCTGTGCATCGGCGATCAGGAGGTTCCCCTCACTGCGGACGGCACCTTCCGGGTGCAGGTGCCCTTCCGTGACGGCCAACAGCTCTACCCGATCGAGGCGGTAGCCGCCGATGGCGAGCAGAAGCGCAACATCACCCTGGAATTCAACCGCACGACCCCTGAAGACAACAGCAATCCTGCAGACAAGGCCATAGGCGAATGGTTCTGA
- a CDS encoding phosphatidylserine/phosphatidylglycerophosphate/cardiolipin synthase family protein: MLGLGLASCSAEAQLLGKPAKHAPLPKGIELVFNHSETSRYRSPITGQWRQGDDLEAFVLASIQQAKREILVAVQELSLPKVAEALVERHREGLTVKVVLENTYSTPWSQENPIGLAPHKRNRHHQLQALGWGDAVAILQRAGVPLIDDTADGSAGSGLMHHKFMVVDRAVVVTGSANFTPSCIHGDPGGDPSGDPGSNRSRGNVNHLLRLHSSALASSFVAEFERMWGDGPGGQNDSRFGLAKGGGAAQRALVGQTPVTVLFAPHRRKDPNQGLGLLEKLLLGTRKQLDLALFVLSEQGLADAMARLQERGVKIRLLADPGFANRAFSEVLDLLGIQLPDHRCGLEAGNRPWQKPLEGVGTPRLASGDKLHHKLAVIDNRTVITGSFNWSPSAAHQNDETLLVFDSPQLAEHFTAEINRLWKGAELGLTPRLQRKIERQRLSCGSGVQRGIHQTNTTQGKTTQVNTTGG, translated from the coding sequence TTGCTGGGGCTTGGCCTGGCCAGCTGCAGCGCCGAAGCCCAGCTGCTGGGAAAGCCCGCCAAGCACGCGCCCCTGCCCAAGGGCATCGAGCTGGTGTTCAACCACTCAGAAACCAGCCGCTACCGCAGCCCGATCACGGGCCAATGGCGCCAGGGCGACGACCTGGAGGCCTTTGTGCTCGCCAGCATCCAGCAGGCGAAGCGGGAGATTCTGGTGGCGGTGCAGGAGCTCTCGCTGCCGAAGGTGGCCGAAGCCCTGGTTGAGCGCCATCGCGAGGGGCTAACGGTGAAGGTGGTGCTGGAAAACACCTACAGCACCCCATGGTCTCAAGAGAATCCGATCGGTCTGGCGCCGCACAAGCGCAACCGGCACCACCAGCTCCAGGCGCTCGGCTGGGGCGATGCGGTGGCCATCCTGCAGCGGGCCGGTGTGCCCCTGATCGATGACACCGCCGATGGCAGCGCCGGCAGCGGTCTGATGCACCACAAATTCATGGTGGTGGATCGGGCAGTGGTGGTCACGGGGTCGGCCAATTTCACCCCCTCGTGCATCCATGGCGATCCCGGTGGCGATCCCAGTGGCGATCCGGGTAGCAATCGCAGTCGGGGCAACGTCAACCACCTGCTGCGGCTGCACAGCAGCGCCCTGGCATCGAGCTTCGTGGCCGAATTTGAACGGATGTGGGGTGACGGCCCAGGCGGCCAGAACGACAGCCGCTTTGGCCTGGCCAAAGGGGGTGGGGCGGCCCAGCGGGCGCTGGTGGGGCAGACCCCGGTCACGGTGCTGTTCGCTCCCCACCGCCGCAAGGATCCCAACCAGGGCTTAGGGCTGCTGGAAAAGTTGCTCCTGGGCACCCGCAAACAGCTGGATCTGGCCCTGTTCGTGCTCTCAGAGCAGGGCCTGGCCGATGCCATGGCCCGCCTGCAGGAGCGCGGCGTCAAGATCCGCCTGCTGGCCGACCCTGGCTTCGCCAACCGGGCCTTCAGCGAAGTGCTGGATCTGCTGGGCATCCAGTTGCCCGACCACCGCTGCGGCCTGGAGGCAGGCAACCGGCCCTGGCAAAAGCCCCTGGAGGGGGTTGGCACCCCGCGGCTGGCCAGCGGCGACAAGCTCCACCACAAGCTGGCGGTGATCGACAACCGCACCGTGATCACCGGTTCCTTCAACTGGAGCCCCAGCGCCGCCCACCAAAACGACGAAACCCTGCTGGTGTTTGACTCCCCCCAGCTCGCCGAACACTTCACCGCCGAAATCAACCGGCTCTGGAAGGGGGCCGAGCTGGGCCTTACCCCCCGGCTGCAGCGCAAAATCGAGCGCCAACGGCTGAGCTGCGGCAGCGGGGTGCAGCGGGGGATCCACCAGACGAACACCACCCAAGGGAAAACCACCCAGGTCAACACCACCGGTGGATGA
- a CDS encoding FAD-dependent oxidoreductase — MNRPRTHPQVVVVGGGPAGASLALVLARSGLTVTLVEARTSLVRQFRGEALMPSGLDALSAMGLAELLPALPHRPLQGWRFIVNGRELFSAAEPLGGDPCRPCTLVSQQALLELLIEQAQAFPGFVLERGQPAVDLHWRQERVVGVQLGDGRSLEADLVLACDGRASLLRQKAKLKLIDGTSPIDLLWFQLACPAGSPLQGNFTTLVGATGVFSAFESAAGGLQLGWVLAAGDRAPALGQPEWIEKLAGLCSGELALWLRQWGAGLSEPTRLAVKVALAERWWRPGLLLLGDAAHPMGPVRAQGINMALRDACVASARLVPLLCGQTIDGGQALDGTLAAIEAERRPEIEAIQALQALEAARGEQLRSQAWLRRGLALAAPLIGPAIASHWSHQQQPLRHGLSALPQPP; from the coding sequence TTGAACCGGCCTCGCACCCATCCCCAGGTGGTGGTGGTGGGTGGTGGGCCAGCCGGTGCCAGCCTGGCCCTGGTGCTGGCCCGATCAGGGCTGACCGTGACCCTGGTGGAAGCCCGCACAAGCCTGGTGCGCCAGTTTCGGGGGGAGGCCCTGATGCCCTCGGGGCTCGATGCCCTCAGCGCCATGGGGCTGGCCGAGCTGTTGCCTGCCCTGCCCCACCGCCCCCTGCAGGGCTGGCGCTTCATCGTCAACGGGCGGGAGCTGTTCAGCGCAGCCGAGCCCCTCGGTGGGGATCCCTGCCGCCCCTGCACCCTGGTGAGTCAGCAGGCCCTGCTTGAACTGCTGATCGAGCAGGCCCAGGCCTTCCCTGGCTTCGTCCTGGAGCGCGGCCAACCCGCCGTCGACCTGCACTGGCGCCAGGAGCGGGTGGTGGGGGTGCAACTGGGCGATGGCCGGAGCCTGGAGGCCGATCTGGTGCTGGCCTGTGATGGCCGGGCCTCCCTGTTGCGGCAGAAGGCCAAACTGAAGTTGATCGATGGAACCAGCCCGATCGATCTGCTCTGGTTTCAGCTGGCCTGCCCGGCCGGCTCACCCCTGCAGGGGAATTTCACCACCCTGGTCGGAGCGACCGGCGTGTTCAGCGCCTTTGAGAGCGCCGCCGGTGGCCTGCAACTGGGCTGGGTGCTGGCCGCCGGCGACCGCGCCCCCGCCCTGGGCCAACCGGAGTGGATCGAAAAGCTAGCCGGCCTCTGCTCGGGCGAGCTGGCGCTCTGGCTGCGCCAATGGGGAGCAGGCCTGAGCGAACCCACCAGATTGGCGGTGAAAGTTGCTCTGGCGGAGCGCTGGTGGCGACCCGGACTGCTGCTGCTGGGAGATGCGGCCCACCCGATGGGCCCCGTGCGCGCCCAGGGCATCAACATGGCTCTGCGCGATGCCTGCGTGGCCAGCGCCCGGCTGGTGCCCCTGCTCTGCGGGCAGACCATTGATGGGGGGCAGGCTCTCGATGGCACCCTCGCAGCCATCGAGGCCGAACGCAGGCCTGAAATCGAGGCCATCCAGGCCCTCCAGGCCTTGGAAGCCGCCCGGGGGGAACAGCTGCGCAGCCAGGCCTGGTTGCGCCGGGGGCTGGCCCTGGCGGCACCCCTGATCGGCCCAGCGATCGCCTCCCACTGGAGCCACCAGCAGCAGCCCCTGCGCCATGGCCTGAGCGCTCTGCCACAACCGCCATGA